The Petroclostridium xylanilyticum region TCCATCTCAACCTTTACCCCTAGTGCTTCAAAGCCTTTTATGTGCTGGTCAATGGGTCTTACACCAAAGTCACATCCACCTGGAAATGCTACTTCCGCTTTATTAAAGCGTCCCAGCAATGCTCCTAACAAATAATAGGAAGCCCGCATCTTTTTTACCATCTCGTACGGAGCGGTATAGCGGTCCACTTTTGAACAATCTATTTCTATTGTATTCTTGTTTATGTACTCAACTCTGGCGCCTAGCTGCGCCAGCATATCTATAATAACTGTCACATCTTTTATGTCGGGAACATTTTCAATCCTGCATACACCTTCAACTAAAAGTGCTGCAGGAATAATGGCAACTACTGCATTTTTTGCGCCACTTATCGTTACTTCTCCAGTTAGTTTATTACCTCCGGTTATAAGGAGTTTCTCCAAGATGAGCACCTACCCTCATTAAATTCAACAGGTATATTATAGCACTTAACTTGAGGATTTTAAAGAAGAATTTTTAATGTAGTTTCCTGTCGTTGCCTCATAATAGTACACTTGCCCGTCGTCAGTGGTAATTCGCCATGCAGGGATGGCAGTGGTTTCTTTAATGTACGAATTTTTAGGGTCGACGCGGTGGTACCCGAGGGAAATATCAGTAACCGTTAGTTTTCTATCTTTTGGACGCTCATCATTGCGCAGGAAGTCTATAAGAATACCTGTTACATGACGTATGGGCAGTTTTTCCGTAGTGAATTTTTTAGGTATCAGCCAATATCCTTCCATTGAGATAAGGCCTTGAGGGGTAAGGATAACTGTAATATAATTCTCAAATATTTCGCGGCCTGAAAATTCCTGATAAAAAGTCACAGAATATTTTTCATCACCCTGTCTTTGTACCTTGGCAGTTACAACATACTTTAAGTGTGCCCCAAATTTTTCCAGTTCCTTCTTCGCGTAATTTTCTGCAGTGAGCTCATTTAAATCACTAATTGTTTGGGAAGGCGCTTCATCGCTGTAGGAAAATTCGCACCCACGTATCGCTAATGTTTTTTTGTCCAAAGTGTATTTATCACCTTGCTGTTTAAAACCGTCTCCAAGTATTTTTGCTGCTAAAGCTTTAGGGTCCTGTTCAGGATTTACCATTTCCAGCAAGGGCAAATTATGCATTTTTGTAGGTATGATATTCTTTTCAATTTCTATATTATTTCTTTTTAACACTTGTACAGTATCCTCTACTGTCTCGGAACTGATAGTTATAGTCCGGTTTACCGAAACCATCATACTGACAAGCAGAAAAATATTTATACATAAAAATAATATAATTAAAATTGTTTTAACTCTAGACCAATACATAAATACTTCCCTCTAATCATTTTTTCCCTACCGGTATGGTTAACCGTTTCCCGGTCCCTTCTATCCGGAAGTTCCACCTAGGCTGCAATATGTCTTCGCCGCTGCTTTCCTCATAACCTAAAAATAAGTCTGTTATTGTAATGTCATCCTGCTTTGCATCAATTTTTTTATAAATATTGTCTAATACGTACGGCATCGACACTCCTACTTCCACCGGTTTTACCTCTTCATAGTTTCTCAAATAGTGCCGATAGCTCTTTAAGGTTCCATTCACTACTTCTACTTTTATTGCATCCTGTATTTTGCCATTATCTAAACTCATAGTAATAGGTAATCCACCATAAAAATAGTTAAAAATAAATTGATAGGTACCAGGTTTATTTTGGTCTTCGGCAGCTGATGACAGCTGAATTTCCTGGTTTACATTTTCTATGCCTTTAATAAATTTTACAACCATATCCCAAGATTCCCGGAATGAAGGCATATTGTTGCCACCCGCAGGCGGTACAGGTGCCAATTTCAAACCTTTCCCCCCCTCGATAGCGTCGTATTCAATCAGTCCATCCGGATGAATTTTAAGGGTGCTGTAGTTTTCTACATACACAATGGTATTATCCATTTCGGTATACTTGCGAAGGCTATTTGAACTATATTTGAATGCCTTCAAAATATCCTTTATATCATGCTCAGATTTTACAGGGTTATTACTTTTTAATACTTTCAGATTTTGTTTATCAATTGGAATTAATACTCCCGAATCTACAACAACCTTCGTAAGCTTGGATTTTTTGTCAAGAGGTATTTCAAAAGAAAATTTGTAACGGTTGGAAGGTGCAGTTGCATGTTTCTCAAGCAAGTTATTTAACCGTGTCCTATCATAATTTAGATTAAACTTGCCTATCGAACCATTGCTGAAGTTCTTTATATAAAATGTTATATCATTGGAGATACTATCTCCCGGTACCAATATTAGTTCTTTTATATCTTTAATATAAGTTGAAAGAGGTGTTTCCTTTATACCAAAGAATTGACCTAGAAGTTTGGTCTTATATGGAGCTCGAAGGTCAACATAAATCGACTTTGTTTTCAACACATTAAACCATTCATCCGTAGCAGCCGCTGCCTGGTATTTTACCCCCTCTTCACTCCTTAAAAGCTGCTCAAAAGCTCTGGAAATCTCACTTAAGTATTGTGCATAAAGATTATCTCCATTAATGTATACAGTTCTAAAACTTCCATAATTTACTACAATTCTTTGCGGTGTATAGAAGTAGCTATCAATTGTTGGGCCTTTATGGTCCTGCCCGGAAGACCACGATACCTTTTTTAATACCGCTTGGACTAATTCGTTATTTTCCCACTTAACAAAAAAATTATAGTCCTGGGACCATAATTTTTCACTAAGCCATATTTGCGCTGTAAGAAAAATACTGCTTAACACAAGCAAAATAAGTACTATTGTTTTTATTTTATCATTTTTCAATCCTATCAATCTCCTACTTTATGCTGTGAGATTGCCGCGTCTATTTTTTTATGTTATCTATAAAATTTTTGATATCCTTGAAACCAATTGTAAGGTCTTTAATTGTGTTTAAAAATCCTTTTTTAAATGTAATATTTAACTTCTCAACCTGGTACGTTTTTTCATTCTTTTCAGCCCTCAGGGCAAACTTATTGTTTCCGTCCGACAGTTCAATCTCATCCATAAGCAGTCCGGATGCTCCTATCTGCCATTCAACCGGTTTCAGCTTGCCATCTTCCTGGATAAGTATCTTTTTATACTTGTTATCGGCACTGCTATATACATAGAGGGTAACAATTACTCCCTCCTGCCCGGAACCAGACAATATATAACTTTTTTCAAAAGTTACAATTTCCTCACCGGTAGGATTATTTAAAATAATTAAGTCCGTAGCATTACCCTTATCATCCGCCGCCATTTCATCCGGTGCTGCAAAACCAGTAACTGCTATTGATAGTATAAATGCTATTATAATAGCCTGGAATAAACGTTTAATCATATTTTCACCCCATTGTACATAGCTTTACATACTATTATTTATATTTATTATACATGAGAATTGTTACAATTTGTTTACATGCGAATTAAGAAAAATTTACATTCTTTTCATCCTGCGTAACAGGCAGCTTAATGATTACTTCAGTCCCTTGGTCCTGCTCACTGTCTATACTGATAGTTCCGCCGTGCGCCGTTACGATCTCTTTTGCAATTGCCAGCCCCAGTCCGGTACCTCCCAATTCTCTTGAACGGGCTTTATCTACCCTGTAAAATCTTTCAAATATTCTTGGCAGGTCCTCTTTAGGTATGCCAATACCATTATCTTTAATTTTAACATAAACTTCGTTATATATGTATCCTGCAAAAATAGAAATTTGTCCCCCATTTGGTGTATATTTTATGGCATTTGTAATTACATTTTTGAGGACTTGTTCTATTCTGTCCCTGTCCGCATAAATTTCCGGCATGTCCGTTGTTGAGGTAAAAGTAAGGGTATGTCCTTGGCTTTTTGCACTTAATGATAGTTTTTCTACCACTTCTGCAATTAATTGTTTAAGAGAAAAGTAAGTTTTATTCCACCGCGTCTGCTTGTGGTCCAGCCGCGAGAGGGTCAGCAAATCTTTTACCAATCTGGTCATTCTGTCCGATTCATTATTTACTACTTTCAGAAAATGCATTGCTGTTTCCCTGTCTTCCAATGCTCCTTCAAGCAGCGTTTCTGTATAACTTTTAATGGAAGTGAGCGGCGTACGGAGCTCATGGGATACATTTGCTACAAATTCACGCCTTGCCGCATCAAGTTTCTGCTGCTCGGTGACATCCTGAAGTACTACTACCACACCGCCTGCCTTTTCTTTTTCTACCTTAAAAGCGGCAAAGTATGCTCTAAGGTGCAGACCATTTGTATTTATTTCCCTTTCAATTGTATTCCAGTGTTCCAGGTACAGAAGGTCACCCATAGAAATGTCCACTTCGAGGCTTTTAAAAAAGTCATCAAATACAATATCTTCAACTGCATCAATCCCAAGCATCCTTTTGGATGCAGGATTTGCATGTATTACTTTTCCACCGGTATTAAAGGCTATAACACCATCTGTCATGTATAACAGTATTGTCTCTACCTTATTTTTTTCACTGGCTATCTCCTCCAGAGTATACTTTAACTCGGCAGCCATGTAGTTAAAGGCATTGGTGAGTTTACCAATTTCATCTTCTGATTTTACTTCTATGACTTGTTCAAAATCTCCTTTTGCCATTTTTTCAGCCTTACGTGTGAGGCTTGCAATAGGAGTAGTAATGGTACTGGAAAGGAAAAATCCTAAAACAATAGAGATTGCCAAACCAAAAAACAAAGCCTGAAAAATAATATTAAAAAGCTCTTGCATCATATCTTTGAGGTCATTTTTTTCATCTTTAATATATATAATATACCTTACTTCACCATCCACCAGTATCGGAATGGCATAATCCACATAATCACGGCCTGTCCATACCTCCGTGCCTTTCTTACCATTCATTGCAGAAATAATATTATCGGTTTTTTCAAGCCTTTCCGCTAATTCCATATTGGAAGATGCAAGAACTCCCCCCAATCCGTTCAGAATAAAATAATTTCTGTAAGTATCTATACCAAGCCTGCCTATATAGGACTTTAATTTGGCTTCCATCTGTTCTATATTTGCTGCAGCTTTTGTAAAATCTTCATTATTAAATACACTGTCCATCTTGTTTTTAAAGTCGTTGTGATAGAAACTGGTAACACTTTTTAACAAAAATGTCCCTACAACAATCATCACCGAGACAACAAGAAGGACAAACATGGCAACAAGTTTCCATTGAATACTTTTAAACATTTCAGATCACCTATTTTTCAAACTGCCATACCGGAACAAATAATGATGAAAATAGCGCTGATCAAACTTGATTATTGAAGTAATACCCTACTCCTCTTTTTGTAACAATATACTGTGGGTTGCCGGGGTCGTCTTCTACTTTTTCGCGGAGTCTTCTTACAGTTACGTCTACCGTGCGTACATCCCCATAGTATTCATAACCCCATACCCTTTCAAGGAGATTTTCCCTTGAAAATATCTTCATTGGCTGTGTAGCAAGAAACTTTAACAACTCAAATTCCCGGAGGGTCAGTTCAAGTATTTTGCCTTCCTTTTGTACCTCATACCGTTCAATATCTATTTGCAGTTTGCCAACTTCTATGGACCGGCTGCCGGGCTTATTGGAAGCCGCTTCAATATGGCTTCTCCTAAGATTGGCTTTTACTCTTGCCATCAATTCTCTCACACTGAATGGCTTTGTAATATAATCATCAGCACCCAGCTCAAGGCCTAAAACTTTATCAACCTCTTCCTCACGGGCAGTCAGCATTAATATGGGAGTCGATATTTTTTCCCTCAGCTTCTTGCAGACAGCAAACCCATCCGTCTTAGGCAGCATTACATCCAGCAGAATAAGGTCCGGGTTCTCATTTAACGCTTTCTTAATTGCTTCGTCACCGTCATAGGCTTCTATAACGTTATAACCCTCTTTTTTTAAATTAAATTTAAGTATATCTACAATAGGCTTTTCATCATCAACAACC contains the following coding sequences:
- the yycI gene encoding two-component system regulatory protein YycI; translated protein: MYWSRVKTILIILFLCINIFLLVSMMVSVNRTITISSETVEDTVQVLKRNNIEIEKNIIPTKMHNLPLLEMVNPEQDPKALAAKILGDGFKQQGDKYTLDKKTLAIRGCEFSYSDEAPSQTISDLNELTAENYAKKELEKFGAHLKYVVTAKVQRQGDEKYSVTFYQEFSGREIFENYITVILTPQGLISMEGYWLIPKKFTTEKLPIRHVTGILIDFLRNDERPKDRKLTVTDISLGYHRVDPKNSYIKETTAIPAWRITTDDGQVYYYEATTGNYIKNSSLKSSS
- a CDS encoding ATP-binding protein produces the protein MFKSIQWKLVAMFVLLVVSVMIVVGTFLLKSVTSFYHNDFKNKMDSVFNNEDFTKAAANIEQMEAKLKSYIGRLGIDTYRNYFILNGLGGVLASSNMELAERLEKTDNIISAMNGKKGTEVWTGRDYVDYAIPILVDGEVRYIIYIKDEKNDLKDMMQELFNIIFQALFFGLAISIVLGFFLSSTITTPIASLTRKAEKMAKGDFEQVIEVKSEDEIGKLTNAFNYMAAELKYTLEEIASEKNKVETILLYMTDGVIAFNTGGKVIHANPASKRMLGIDAVEDIVFDDFFKSLEVDISMGDLLYLEHWNTIEREINTNGLHLRAYFAAFKVEKEKAGGVVVVLQDVTEQQKLDAARREFVANVSHELRTPLTSIKSYTETLLEGALEDRETAMHFLKVVNNESDRMTRLVKDLLTLSRLDHKQTRWNKTYFSLKQLIAEVVEKLSLSAKSQGHTLTFTSTTDMPEIYADRDRIEQVLKNVITNAIKYTPNGGQISIFAGYIYNEVYVKIKDNGIGIPKEDLPRIFERFYRVDKARSRELGGTGLGLAIAKEIVTAHGGTISIDSEQDQGTEVIIKLPVTQDEKNVNFS
- the yycF gene encoding response regulator YycF, whose amino-acid sequence is MSRKILVVDDEKPIVDILKFNLKKEGYNVIEAYDGDEAIKKALNENPDLILLDVMLPKTDGFAVCKKLREKISTPILMLTAREEEVDKVLGLELGADDYITKPFSVRELMARVKANLRRSHIEAASNKPGSRSIEVGKLQIDIERYEVQKEGKILELTLREFELLKFLATQPMKIFSRENLLERVWGYEYYGDVRTVDVTVRRLREKVEDDPGNPQYIVTKRGVGYYFNNQV